One genomic segment of Hugenholtzia roseola DSM 9546 includes these proteins:
- a CDS encoding NAD(P)H-quinone oxidoreductase, producing MFFIQHTNETLSFQEMASPEINSQEVLIEVRAAGINRADLLQRAGKYPPPQGASHILGLEVSGIIKAKGEAVANWQVGDKVMALLSGGGYAQQAKAHQNLLMPLPEGFSFEQGAALPEAFLTAYQALFLVGKACPQERVLIHAGASGVGTAAIQLAKVFDLEVVTTCSTAKMATCRNLGADLVIDYTNENFYQKIQTFYPSSKEAGIDLIIDCIGASYWTDNLKSLRLDGRLVLLAALSGVKIDNFNIATLLTKRLQILGTTLRNRSLSYQSDLIFQFWKNTKNLWAEGKLMPIIDSVFEWQQAEEAHKRMQANLNMGKIVLKVS from the coding sequence ATGTTTTTTATACAACATACAAACGAAACGCTTTCTTTTCAGGAAATGGCAAGCCCCGAAATAAATTCCCAAGAGGTACTTATCGAGGTGCGAGCCGCAGGCATCAATCGCGCCGACTTGCTGCAAAGGGCAGGCAAATATCCTCCGCCCCAAGGTGCTTCCCATATTTTAGGGTTAGAAGTTTCGGGCATTATCAAAGCCAAAGGCGAAGCGGTTGCCAACTGGCAAGTTGGCGACAAAGTAATGGCTTTATTGAGCGGCGGCGGCTATGCACAGCAGGCAAAGGCACATCAAAATCTTCTGATGCCGCTTCCCGAAGGTTTTAGTTTTGAACAAGGTGCTGCCCTGCCCGAAGCCTTTTTAACTGCCTACCAAGCCTTATTTTTGGTGGGAAAGGCGTGTCCCCAAGAGCGCGTACTTATCCATGCGGGTGCAAGTGGCGTAGGCACAGCGGCTATACAGTTAGCAAAAGTCTTTGATTTAGAGGTAGTTACAACTTGCTCGACCGCTAAAATGGCAACCTGTCGCAATTTAGGCGCAGACCTCGTAATTGATTATACAAACGAAAATTTTTATCAAAAAATACAAACTTTTTATCCTTCTTCAAAAGAGGCAGGAATAGATTTAATAATTGACTGCATAGGAGCATCATATTGGACAGACAACCTCAAAAGCCTGCGCCTCGATGGACGTTTGGTATTGCTTGCCGCCCTAAGTGGTGTAAAAATCGATAATTTTAATATAGCTACTCTTCTAACTAAAAGATTGCAAATTTTAGGCACTACCTTGCGCAATCGCTCACTTAGTTATCAAAGCGACTTAATATTTCAGTTTTGGAAAAATACCAAAAACTTATGGGCAGAGGGCAAATTGATGCCTATTATAGATAGCGTTTTTGAGTGGCAACAAGCCGAAGAAGCACACAAACGCATGCAGGCGAATCTTAATATGGGTAAAATTGTGCTGAAAGTTAGTTAA
- a CDS encoding chorismate mutase, whose translation MLYELFREKPLVVAGPCSAETPEQLYQTILKIKAENPNIELFRAGIWKPRTRPNSFEGVGQVGLDWFLDIKKELNLKTTVEVATPQHVEQALKKEVDILWIGARSSVNPFTVQEIADALKGTNVPVMVKNPINPDLALWIGAIERIMGAGIEQVAAIHRGFSYYGKGKYRNEPMWQIALDFKGQFPKIPLIGDPSHIAGKRELLLELAQRMMDLRYDGLMIETHIDPQNAWSDAAQQLTPTDLKLLLSQVQVRKETFDDDFYTNKLRQMREQIDLIDQEIVNHLAKRTELIRQIGIYKQENNVAIFQPKRWNEIKQTRPNWGKAQNLESDFILMLYKLIHDESIRLQTEENSEGSIEGNN comes from the coding sequence ATGTTGTACGAACTTTTCAGAGAAAAACCCCTTGTCGTTGCAGGTCCTTGTAGTGCCGAAACGCCCGAACAGCTTTATCAAACCATTTTGAAAATCAAAGCTGAAAATCCAAACATCGAGCTTTTTCGCGCAGGAATTTGGAAGCCACGCACACGCCCTAATAGTTTTGAAGGCGTAGGGCAAGTTGGTTTAGATTGGTTTTTAGATATAAAAAAAGAACTCAATCTTAAAACTACCGTAGAGGTTGCTACCCCCCAGCACGTGGAGCAGGCATTGAAAAAAGAGGTCGATATCCTTTGGATAGGAGCGCGTAGCAGCGTCAATCCCTTTACTGTTCAAGAGATTGCCGACGCGCTCAAAGGTACGAATGTGCCTGTGATGGTTAAAAATCCGATTAACCCCGACTTAGCACTTTGGATAGGTGCGATTGAGCGCATCATGGGGGCAGGCATCGAGCAAGTGGCGGCTATTCATCGCGGCTTTTCCTACTATGGAAAGGGAAAGTATCGAAACGAACCTATGTGGCAAATAGCTTTGGACTTCAAAGGGCAGTTTCCTAAAATTCCCCTTATCGGCGACCCCAGCCATATTGCAGGAAAGCGCGAATTACTTTTAGAACTTGCCCAGCGTATGATGGACTTGCGCTATGATGGTCTGATGATAGAAACGCACATCGACCCACAGAACGCATGGAGTGATGCCGCCCAGCAACTTACCCCCACCGACCTTAAATTGCTGCTTTCACAGGTGCAGGTTCGCAAAGAAACCTTTGATGATGATTTTTATACCAACAAATTGCGACAAATGCGTGAGCAAATCGACCTCATCGACCAAGAAATTGTCAATCATTTGGCGAAGCGCACCGAACTTATCCGCCAGATTGGTATTTACAAACAAGAAAACAACGTCGCTATTTTCCAGCCCAAGCGTTGGAATGAAATCAAACAGACCCGCCCTAATTGGGGAAAAGCCCAAAATTTGGAGTCTGATTTTATCTTGATGTTATACAAACTTATCCATGACGAGTCTATTCGTTTGCAAACAGAAGAAAACAGTGAGGGAAGTATAGAAGGCAATAACTGA
- a CDS encoding TIM44-like domain-containing protein, whose protein sequence is MEIFSHYAFWVLFCIILVGIGIFLFFYFQKQKQQQQVEAALLAREEGVAQKQLLENYLTALRGKDPHFSRISFLDFVKSLYFKFYLFQGEKYFVQLRPFLSDFLLQEELDKIKTGLGHKHVQISIAALHITAIEVNEQRDKVVVEIDAAYTRYQTQPPHLEQDCVTRERWTLERKAKVKSLSADFLQELLCPYCKKTGLFDENGTCTYCETEVIAGEGQWFLADREAIFEAEIKPDVFVNFATAYGLQIPTLVHPQISDQKAKFLARHQLNRWESYWQSYQERIILPYFEQVYEAWRTYEWGNARHLVGDRLYEVSQFWLKSYQKRGVESQLLDPQITKIELAKVEMDAYYEVLTARIFISCFEFVSSLKEQKVLKGSKTKRHHFSEYWTFVRKHGVHANSQKDLAYDIKTCPNCQKNADKMGKNAQCGYCGQKVNLGDYFWVLQNIEQDETYIG, encoded by the coding sequence ATGGAAATTTTCTCTCACTATGCTTTTTGGGTTTTATTTTGTATCATTTTAGTAGGAATCGGTATTTTTTTGTTTTTTTATTTTCAAAAACAGAAACAACAGCAGCAAGTAGAGGCTGCACTTCTGGCGCGTGAGGAAGGCGTAGCGCAAAAACAACTTTTGGAAAACTACCTGACTGCCTTGCGCGGAAAAGACCCTCATTTTTCGCGTATTAGCTTTTTAGATTTTGTAAAGAGTTTGTATTTCAAATTTTATCTCTTTCAGGGTGAAAAGTATTTTGTTCAACTTCGTCCTTTTTTGTCTGATTTTCTTTTGCAGGAAGAATTAGATAAAATTAAAACAGGATTAGGACATAAACATGTGCAGATTAGCATTGCCGCGCTTCATATCACCGCCATCGAGGTAAATGAACAAAGAGATAAAGTTGTTGTAGAAATAGATGCAGCCTATACGCGCTATCAAACACAGCCGCCTCACTTGGAGCAGGATTGTGTTACACGTGAGCGTTGGACTTTGGAGCGGAAAGCGAAGGTCAAATCGCTTTCGGCGGACTTCTTACAAGAATTGCTCTGCCCTTATTGTAAGAAAACAGGACTTTTTGATGAAAATGGCACCTGCACCTATTGTGAAACAGAAGTCATAGCAGGCGAAGGGCAATGGTTTTTGGCAGATAGAGAGGCAATTTTTGAAGCAGAAATTAAGCCTGATGTTTTTGTCAATTTTGCAACTGCCTACGGTTTGCAGATTCCTACGCTGGTACATCCACAGATTAGCGACCAAAAAGCAAAGTTTTTGGCGCGTCATCAGCTCAATCGCTGGGAAAGCTATTGGCAGAGTTATCAAGAGCGCATCATCTTGCCTTATTTTGAACAAGTTTATGAGGCTTGGCGCACTTATGAATGGGGCAATGCTCGTCATTTGGTTGGCGATAGGTTGTATGAAGTAAGTCAGTTTTGGTTAAAATCTTATCAGAAAAGAGGAGTAGAAAGTCAGCTTTTAGACCCACAAATTACGAAAATAGAACTCGCCAAAGTGGAAATGGACGCTTACTATGAAGTGCTAACGGCGCGAATTTTTATCTCCTGTTTCGAATTTGTTAGCTCCCTTAAAGAACAAAAAGTTTTGAAAGGTTCGAAAACCAAACGCCACCATTTTAGCGAATACTGGACTTTTGTACGCAAACATGGCGTACATGCCAATAGCCAAAAAGACCTCGCCTACGACATTAAAACCTGCCCTAACTGCCAAAAAAATGCGGACAAGATGGGCAAAAATGCACAATGTGGCTACTGCGGACAAAAGGTAAATTTAGGCGACTACTTTTGGGTGCTGCAAAATATTGAGCAAGACGAAACTTATATCGGCTAA
- a CDS encoding T9SS type A sorting domain-containing protein: MKHLYPLLFSLYSLIVKGTSLKKIGLLLGVAYTYCSIAPLFAQINNLNVNINVLSGTTVVANQSVSNQAAGVVSHSGTLIIRENLTNDGSFTGNTNSLVAFEGAAMQYVYGGAIPLLYDMRVNNGAQHVTLENSVRITNNLLLTNGRLFAPEADPVLFAPTALNPAESNANRIVGRAVMETRNVGVSALNFLNANLAAGADMGNVTLNRRTGTLGIITINSNESIACYWTFETSAAGSRNITFSWLSDLDNGKDLTQMQRWRTASYNTLTDPWVERTPIIDISSRSHSQGEGNIQNSWTFSDMLNPLPIELRRFEVEKEGEAALVWWETASEKDLLHYELERSYQGQDFVRIHTQVAKNEPTLYRFVDNELPILSQGAEQFVYYRLKWVETNGETFYSPVRALALEKRDAEAQISLKALPNPFENQTTIEIKNPEGRGFDWLLTDVSGKVLSSGSSQEKQMTLDLVEVVKQNGVYFFHISYVGKKKTLKVIKY; this comes from the coding sequence ATGAAACATTTATACCCTCTCCTTTTTTCTCTCTATTCTCTAATTGTAAAAGGGACATCGCTCAAAAAAATAGGATTGCTTTTAGGCGTAGCATATACCTACTGCTCTATTGCCCCTTTGTTTGCACAAATCAATAACCTAAACGTCAATATCAATGTACTATCAGGCACTACGGTTGTTGCCAATCAGAGTGTAAGCAATCAGGCGGCAGGGGTTGTTTCCCATTCGGGGACGCTTATTATTCGTGAAAACCTCACCAATGACGGCTCTTTTACAGGGAATACAAACTCTTTGGTCGCTTTCGAAGGGGCAGCCATGCAATACGTTTATGGCGGTGCAATTCCACTTCTCTATGATATGCGCGTCAATAACGGAGCGCAGCACGTTACGCTTGAAAATAGCGTCAGAATTACGAATAATTTACTGCTTACCAACGGACGGCTTTTCGCACCCGAAGCCGACCCTGTCCTTTTTGCCCCTACTGCCCTTAATCCTGCCGAATCTAACGCCAATAGAATTGTAGGCAGAGCCGTCATGGAAACGCGCAATGTAGGCGTTTCGGCTCTCAATTTTTTAAATGCAAACCTTGCCGCTGGCGCAGATATGGGCAATGTTACCCTCAATCGCAGAACAGGCACGTTGGGTATCATTACCATCAATTCCAATGAAAGCATTGCTTGTTATTGGACTTTCGAAACCAGCGCGGCAGGTAGCCGAAACATCACCTTTTCGTGGCTTTCCGATTTAGACAACGGCAAAGACCTAACGCAAATGCAGCGTTGGCGCACCGCTTCCTACAATACCCTAACAGACCCTTGGGTAGAAAGAACGCCGATTATCGACATATCGAGCCGTTCGCATAGTCAGGGCGAGGGCAATATTCAAAACTCTTGGACTTTTTCCGATATGCTCAATCCGTTGCCAATAGAATTGAGGCGTTTTGAAGTAGAAAAAGAGGGCGAGGCGGCTTTGGTATGGTGGGAAACGGCTTCCGAAAAAGATTTGCTTCATTATGAATTAGAACGAAGCTATCAGGGGCAAGATTTTGTCAGGATTCATACACAGGTGGCAAAAAATGAACCTACGCTTTACCGTTTTGTAGATAACGAATTGCCTATTCTTTCACAAGGAGCAGAGCAGTTTGTCTATTATCGCCTCAAATGGGTGGAAACCAACGGCGAAACTTTTTATAGCCCTGTACGTGCGCTCGCCTTAGAGAAACGGGACGCAGAGGCGCAAATTAGCCTAAAAGCACTTCCAAATCCTTTTGAGAATCAGACTACTATCGAAATTAAAAATCCCGAAGGCAGAGGTTTTGATTGGTTGTTAACCGATGTCAGTGGAAAGGTATTAAGTAGTGGTAGTAGCCAAGAAAAGCAGATGACTCTCGATTTGGTAGAAGTAGTCAAACAAAATGGCGTTTATTTCTTTCATATTTCTTACGTAGGTAAGAAAAAAACCTTAAAAGTCATCAAATACTAA
- a CDS encoding DUF3108 domain-containing protein, which yields MKTPRAFSLALLAFWLLLPLFSSAPTYSPLALLPLGEVDMLDMQFKKGEKIHYLAHYGFINAGEATVEIAPDYYEVSGNRCYKVDVVGKTVGLFGLTVKVNDLWRSYIDTKSYIPRKFYRNINENKYHKEETVIFDHPNKQAHVRYSKKDKKEVRKEYQIPANVQDMISGYYFLRRIDYSKLQKGQIVTMPAFFEDKVYQFQVKYEGKETIKTKIGKFECYVMQPIMPENGIFSGKNAVKFWMSADERRIPLKIRAEMFIGGVEVEVTKYEN from the coding sequence ATGAAAACTCCTCGCGCCTTTTCCTTAGCCCTGCTCGCATTTTGGCTTTTGCTCCCCTTATTTAGCTCTGCTCCCACTTATTCCCCACTTGCCCTGCTTCCGCTTGGCGAGGTAGATATGCTCGATATGCAATTTAAAAAAGGTGAAAAAATACATTATTTAGCGCACTATGGTTTTATCAATGCAGGTGAAGCCACAGTAGAAATCGCGCCCGACTATTACGAAGTAAGCGGAAATCGCTGCTACAAAGTAGATGTAGTAGGCAAAACCGTTGGTCTGTTCGGACTTACTGTCAAGGTCAATGACCTTTGGCGGTCTTATATCGATACCAAATCCTATATTCCACGCAAATTTTATCGCAATATAAACGAAAACAAATACCACAAAGAAGAAACTGTTATCTTCGACCACCCCAATAAACAAGCGCACGTCCGCTATTCTAAAAAAGATAAAAAAGAAGTTCGCAAAGAATATCAAATTCCTGCCAATGTGCAAGATATGATTAGCGGCTACTATTTCTTGCGTAGAATTGACTATTCCAAATTACAAAAGGGGCAAATTGTAACCATGCCTGCATTTTTTGAAGACAAAGTATATCAGTTTCAAGTCAAATATGAGGGCAAAGAAACTATCAAGACCAAAATCGGCAAATTTGAGTGTTATGTTATGCAGCCCATTATGCCCGAAAATGGTATATTTAGTGGTAAGAACGCCGTCAAATTTTGGATGTCGGCAGACGAGCGCAGGATTCCACTCAAAATACGCGCTGAAATGTTTATCGGAGGCGTAGAGGTAGAGGTTACAAAATATGAAAACTAA
- a CDS encoding ribose-phosphate diphosphokinase, translated as MRKNKEKNRNTRLIIGFIGKKSLFSQSPTFPFPNPLVMKPLLFSTQKYDYLRQEMLQTGAYEEGRITHKTFPDGEHYYRIENDLTHQAAVLIGGTISENDTLELYDLACGLVGYGVRELTLLVPFFGYSTMERAVKKGEVVTAKTRARLLSSIPQASYGNQIVMVDLHVTGLQHYFEGGIKAFHLYAKPLIIKAAKDLAGSNFVLASTDAGRAKWVESLANDMGVSAAFVYKRRSSGSDTQITGVNADVKNQKVVLYDDMIRTGGSLLNAAQAYKEAGASQIFVIATHGVLPQGSIEKIQNSGLIQKIILTNTHPKAVEIASDFVEVRSISTLLHDFIQSL; from the coding sequence TTGCGTAAAAATAAAGAAAAAAATCGCAATACGCGCCTTATCATTGGCTTTATCGGCAAAAAATCCCTATTTTCGCAAAGTCCAACTTTCCCTTTTCCTAATCCGCTTGTTATGAAGCCTTTGCTTTTTTCTACTCAAAAATACGACTACTTGCGCCAAGAAATGCTCCAAACGGGGGCGTATGAGGAAGGGCGCATCACACATAAGACCTTTCCCGACGGCGAGCATTATTATCGCATAGAAAACGACCTCACCCATCAGGCTGCCGTCCTTATTGGGGGTACTATTTCTGAAAATGATACGCTCGAACTTTACGATTTGGCTTGCGGCTTAGTGGGCTATGGCGTGCGCGAACTCACGCTTTTAGTGCCTTTTTTTGGCTATTCCACTATGGAAAGGGCGGTAAAAAAAGGTGAAGTGGTTACGGCAAAAACGCGAGCGCGTTTGCTTTCTTCCATTCCCCAAGCCTCTTACGGCAATCAAATTGTGATGGTAGATTTGCACGTTACAGGCTTGCAACACTACTTCGAAGGAGGCATCAAAGCCTTTCATTTATACGCTAAACCCTTGATTATCAAGGCTGCAAAAGACTTAGCAGGCAGCAATTTTGTCTTAGCCTCCACCGATGCAGGACGCGCCAAGTGGGTAGAATCCTTAGCCAATGACATGGGCGTTTCGGCGGCTTTTGTCTATAAAAGACGCAGTTCGGGCAGCGATACCCAAATTACAGGGGTCAATGCAGATGTTAAAAATCAAAAAGTTGTCCTTTATGATGATATGATTCGCACAGGTGGCTCGCTCCTAAATGCTGCCCAAGCCTACAAAGAAGCAGGGGCAAGTCAGATTTTTGTCATTGCCACACATGGAGTCTTGCCGCAGGGTTCTATTGAAAAAATACAAAATAGTGGGCTTATTCAGAAAATAATTCTAACCAATACGCACCCGAAAGCGGTAGAAATAGCCTCTGATTTTGTAGAAGTTCGTTCTATTTCCACACTTTTACACGATTTTATTCAATCTTTATAA
- a CDS encoding type ISP restriction/modification enzyme, producing the protein MTPIEATLSTYLSTLQKRLQAGISREHSYRGDLEKLLRELTKGVEITNEPAHVTDCGNPDYILTKANIPIGYIETKDLGKDLNAKIYQEQFERYKKALDNLIITDYIWFQFFQNGELVQQVRIAELRNEELIALPQNFDIFYNLLENFCTFSGQNIKSSHQLAALMASKARLLQNILERAITADQTNQEESSLLAQYDTFKTILIHDLTPPTFADIYAQTLAYGLFAARLHDTELGTFSRQKAADLIPKSNPFLRKLFGYIAGLEIDERIVPTVDNLAAVFRATDLEKLLKNFGKNTQTHDPIIHFYENFLSEYDPKLRKSRGVWYTPEPIVNFIIRAIDDILKTEFHLPKGIADTSKIALQSADKNTIKEVHQVQILDPATGTGTFLAETIKYIHNTYFTNIKGIWSDYVERDLIPRLHGFELLMASYAMAHLKLEMLLKETDYQATEPKRLRIYLTNALEAHHAEKKTLFSSWLSQEANEASRIKRDAPVMVVLGNPPYAVSSSNKSAWIQDLVADYKKNLNERKINLDDDYIKFIRYGQYFIDKNGSGVLAYISNNSFIDGITHRQMRKHLLESFDTIYILDLHGNAKRKETAPDGSLDQNVFDIMQGVSINIFIKTGKKEKNELAQVFYTEAYGKRETKFSFLSKNSLNSIVWEKLSYTEPNYFFVPKNFKEIHTYNSFFDTNELFVKNVSGVESVRDAITIHFNKENLLEVLHDFKHLSQIEIEKKYQTTDARDWKILRAKTDVIENHKNDNYITKIAYRLFDFRYTFYTGTQNGFVCNGRYNTMRHLLSENVALVLPRLCKGQGGFQHGMVSKYIVDRAFGDAYSGAGTNVFPLYTYLEKKKKLRKKNFSKEKELLILKYKLEQAQAHFTKVKKFFDKKVQPFYEKIDNPTTIHQSLFEENRNFYEEAQAAVESLRTQIQFLEQNDTETNQENIKEKPTTLMAEVERVPNLNKNIIQKIEENLNLKFENEKTGRVNTFAPIDILDYIYAILYSKKYRKKYQEFLKIDFPRIPYPKEANLFWELVGLGSHLRQLHLLELSDNETQLAHYPIQGDNLISRKITKVDWESTTSQIGKIWINDKQYFENIPIKAWEFYIGGYQPAQKWLKDRRNLRLSSEEISHYQKIIKVLVETETLMEKIDEIIEKLFT; encoded by the coding sequence ATGACCCCCATCGAGGCTACCCTAAGCACTTATCTTTCTACGCTTCAAAAACGTCTTCAAGCGGGCATTTCGCGCGAACATTCCTATCGCGGCGACCTTGAAAAACTATTAAGAGAACTAACCAAAGGGGTAGAAATTACCAACGAGCCTGCCCACGTAACCGACTGTGGAAACCCCGATTATATCCTAACAAAGGCAAATATACCCATTGGCTATATCGAAACCAAAGATTTGGGTAAGGATTTAAACGCCAAAATCTATCAGGAACAATTTGAAAGGTACAAAAAAGCCTTAGATAATCTCATTATTACAGATTATATTTGGTTTCAATTTTTTCAAAATGGGGAATTAGTGCAGCAGGTCAGAATTGCCGAACTTAGAAATGAAGAACTTATTGCCTTACCACAGAATTTTGATATTTTTTACAATTTATTAGAAAATTTTTGTACTTTTTCAGGTCAGAATATAAAATCCAGCCACCAGTTGGCGGCTTTAATGGCTTCAAAAGCAAGGTTACTGCAAAATATTTTAGAACGTGCCATCACCGCCGACCAAACTAACCAAGAGGAATCTTCCTTATTAGCACAATACGATACTTTCAAAACAATTTTAATTCACGACCTTACGCCGCCTACTTTTGCCGACATCTACGCCCAGACCTTAGCTTACGGTCTTTTCGCAGCACGCCTCCACGATACCGAGTTGGGAACATTTAGCCGTCAGAAGGCTGCCGATTTGATTCCAAAATCAAACCCTTTTTTGCGCAAACTCTTTGGTTATATTGCAGGCTTAGAAATAGATGAGCGCATTGTCCCTACCGTAGATAATTTGGCGGCAGTATTTAGGGCTACGGATTTAGAAAAATTGCTCAAAAATTTTGGTAAAAATACACAGACGCACGACCCTATTATTCATTTTTACGAAAATTTCCTTTCCGAATACGACCCTAAATTGCGCAAATCGCGCGGCGTTTGGTATACGCCCGAACCGATTGTCAATTTTATTATTCGTGCAATAGATGATATTTTAAAAACAGAATTTCATTTACCAAAAGGCATTGCCGACACCTCCAAAATTGCGCTACAAAGTGCAGATAAAAATACAATAAAAGAAGTACATCAGGTACAAATTCTCGACCCTGCCACAGGAACTGGTACATTTTTAGCTGAAACTATTAAATATATTCACAATACTTATTTTACCAACATCAAAGGCATTTGGAGCGATTATGTGGAGCGCGACCTAATTCCGCGCCTACATGGTTTCGAGCTTTTGATGGCTTCTTATGCGATGGCGCATCTAAAATTGGAAATGCTTTTGAAAGAAACCGACTACCAAGCCACCGAACCCAAACGCCTACGCATTTACCTAACCAACGCTTTGGAAGCCCATCATGCCGAAAAAAAGACCCTTTTTTCCTCTTGGCTTTCACAGGAAGCAAATGAGGCGAGCCGCATCAAGCGCGACGCGCCCGTTATGGTTGTTTTGGGCAATCCGCCCTACGCCGTCAGCAGTAGCAACAAAAGTGCTTGGATACAAGATTTAGTGGCAGATTACAAGAAAAATCTAAATGAAAGAAAAATCAATCTTGATGATGATTATATTAAATTTATTAGATACGGACAATATTTTATCGATAAAAATGGCAGCGGTGTTTTAGCTTATATTTCAAATAATAGTTTTATTGATGGCATTACACACAGACAAATGCGCAAGCACCTGCTCGAAAGTTTTGATACCATCTACATCCTCGACTTGCATGGCAATGCCAAAAGAAAAGAAACTGCACCCGACGGCAGCCTCGACCAAAATGTTTTTGATATTATGCAGGGAGTTTCTATCAATATTTTTATCAAAACAGGAAAAAAAGAAAAAAATGAATTAGCACAAGTTTTTTATACAGAGGCATATGGTAAAAGAGAAACAAAATTTTCTTTTTTAAGCAAAAATTCATTAAATAGTATCGTTTGGGAAAAGTTGTCCTATACTGAACCAAACTACTTTTTTGTTCCTAAAAATTTTAAAGAGATTCATACATATAATAGTTTTTTTGATACAAATGAGCTTTTTGTTAAAAATGTATCAGGTGTAGAGTCGGTTCGTGATGCCATTACGATTCATTTTAACAAAGAAAATCTTTTAGAAGTATTGCATGATTTTAAACATTTAAGTCAAATAGAAATAGAGAAAAAATATCAAACTACCGACGCGCGAGATTGGAAAATTTTACGCGCTAAGACAGATGTCATAGAGAATCATAAAAACGATAACTATATTACTAAAATAGCTTATAGGTTATTTGATTTCCGCTATACCTTTTATACAGGCACTCAAAATGGATTTGTCTGTAATGGGCGTTACAACACAATGCGCCATCTTTTGTCTGAAAATGTAGCCCTCGTTCTGCCCCGCTTGTGTAAGGGGCAAGGAGGTTTTCAACATGGCATGGTTTCAAAATACATTGTAGATAGAGCCTTTGGCGATGCTTACTCAGGAGCAGGTACAAACGTTTTTCCCCTTTACACTTACCTTGAAAAAAAGAAAAAGCTAAGAAAAAAGAACTTTTCAAAGGAAAAAGAACTTTTGATATTAAAATATAAGTTAGAACAAGCCCAAGCGCATTTCACAAAAGTTAAAAAGTTTTTTGATAAAAAAGTACAGCCTTTTTATGAAAAAATAGACAATCCTACCACCATTCATCAGAGTTTGTTTGAAGAAAATAGAAACTTTTATGAAGAAGCACAAGCGGCAGTAGAAAGTTTAAGAACACAAATACAGTTTTTAGAACAAAACGATACAGAAACAAATCAAGAAAATATAAAAGAAAAACCTACTACTTTGATGGCAGAAGTAGAGCGTGTTCCCAATCTTAACAAAAATATTATACAAAAAATAGAAGAAAATCTAAACTTAAAATTTGAAAATGAGAAGACAGGTCGGGTCAATACTTTTGCACCCATAGATATTTTAGATTATATATATGCAATTTTATATTCAAAAAAATATAGAAAAAAATATCAAGAATTTTTAAAAATAGATTTTCCACGTATTCCCTACCCAAAAGAAGCCAACCTATTTTGGGAATTAGTAGGTTTGGGTAGTCATTTGCGCCAACTGCATTTGTTAGAACTATCCGATAATGAAACGCAACTTGCACATTATCCAATACAAGGCGACAATCTAATAAGTAGGAAAATTACAAAAGTAGATTGGGAAAGTACAACTTCTCAAATAGGAAAAATTTGGATAAACGACAAGCAATATTTTGAAAATATCCCCATAAAGGCTTGGGAATTTTACATAGGTGGCTATCAGCCTGCTCAAAAGTGGTTGAAAGACCGTAGGAATTTACGACTTAGTTCGGAAGAAATTTCACATTACCAAAAAATTATTAAAGTATTAGTAGAAACAGAAACGCTCATGGAAAAAATAGATGAGATAATAGAAAAACTTTTTACTTAA